Proteins from a genomic interval of Diospyros lotus cultivar Yz01 chromosome 6, ASM1463336v1, whole genome shotgun sequence:
- the LOC127803439 gene encoding basic endochitinase-like, with translation MRLLWALALCCLISLVGESAAQEIGSLISKGLFENMLKHRNDGNCPAKGFYTYEAFIAAAKSFGAFGTTGDVNTRKREIAAFLAQTSHETTGGWATAPDGPYAWGYCFLKEQGNPPDYCVQNQQWPCAPGKKYFGRGPIQISYNYNYGPAGKAIGSDLLHNPDLVATDATISFKTAFWFWMTPQSPKPSCHDVITGKWASSPADTAAGRVPGYGVITNIINGGIECGKGANAQADNRIGFYKRYCDILGVSYGNNLDCNNQKPFA, from the exons atgaggttGTTGTGGGCACTAGCTTTGTGCTGCCTTATCTCCCTGGTGGGAGAGTCGGCGGCCCAAGAGATTGGTTCTCTTATCAGCAAAGGCCTCTTCGAGAATATGTTGAAGCATCGCAATGATGGCAACTGCCCGGCCAAAGGGTTCTACACTTACGAGGCTTTCATAGCTGCCGCCAAGTCCTTCGGAGCTTTTGGAACCACCGGAGATGTCAACACCCGCAAAAGAGAGATCGCCGCTTTTCTTGCTCAGACTTCCCACGAAACTACCG gtgggtGGGCGACTGCACCAGATGGCCCATATGCATGGGGTTACTGTTTTCTTAAAGAACAAGGCAATCCCCCTGACTACTGTGTTCAAAATCAACAGTGGCCTTGTGCTCCTGGCAAGAAGTACTTTGGACGAGGCCCTATCCAAATCTCATA CAACTACAATTATGGTCCAGCCGGGAAGGCCATAGGGTCGGACCTGTTGCATAACCCAGACCTCGTTGCAACCGACGCAACCATATCCTTCAAGACAGCCTTCTGGTTCTGGATGACTCCACAGTCGCCGAAGCCTTCGTGCCACGACGTCATTACCGGCAAATGGGCGTCCTCTCCGGCGGATACAGCAGCCGGCAGGGTACCTGGCTATGGGGTGATCACCAACATCATCAACGGAGGAATCGAATGCGGCAAAGGCGCTAATGCGCAGGCTGACAACCGGATTGGATTCTACAAGAGATACTGTGACATTTTGGGCGTGAGCTATGGCAACAATCTCGACTGCAACAACCAGAAGCCTTTTGCTTAG